The Prochlorococcus sp. MIT 0801 genomic sequence ACGTTTTAATGATGAAATCTTCAAATTCTTTGATCTTCTTAGTATGTTCCCGCCATTAATGTGGCATCCAGCACAGTTGTGTTTGAAAATACTTTCCCCTAAATCTGCCTCAATAGCATTTAGCTCTTTTGGTAAACTTAGATAAAAAAAGGTGAAACAAAAGATGATTAGAAAAAAACCTCTTAAATATTTTTTCATAGTCTTATAAATCTTATTTATCGAAATTAATTTTTGAAAGATCCTCACAAATTTCGTCAAGAAGATCAAGTTGCCCCGAAGAATTTAAGTCAAAAATTTTCTTTGATTTCTCTCCTCCACCGTTTGTCCATAACTTTTCAACTTCACAAAGCCTATTTGCAATTTTTGGAATGCCACCAGAACTAAAATCTTTTTTTAAAGATTCAATTAAAGTTTGCATTCTTGCGGAAGGGAGATGAAGACTTTGGCAAAGTTCTGATTGTGTTCTACCTGTGTGCTTCAACCAGTCTTTGATTAGAAGTACTAAATCCTTTTCTATATCTTTTGACCAGCGTTCTTTGCTCATAGTGGAAACCATTTATCCAGCTTTGATTTTGCTTTGAATTTTATCTCTGGAGTAATGTGATGTTGCCATAGACTAATTACAGCTGTTAAGGCCACAAGATCATCGCTAAAACCTGAGGCAGGAATAAAGTCGGGAATTAAATCAAAAGGAACAATTAAATAAGTAAGTGCTCCCATAATGGATAACCTCACCTGAGGAGGAGTTGAATTATCCATGATGAGTTCAAATCCTTCTAAAGCAGGCTGTGCAATTACTCTGCCTGCTCTTAATAAGATCTTTTTAAGTACCCCCTCATCGATAACAGAACTTTCAAGTACTTCTGCTTCAAAAACTTCTTTATTGGAGTCTCTTGAACTAACCACAATTAAATACTTGACTCTAAAAGACCACTTTGAACCCCTGTCTTTCTTAATTTTCTTAATGCACGTTGAACTACTTGTCTGCAATATTCTCTGCTGCAATTCATTTGTCTGGCGACTTCCGCTAGCGTCCTCCATTCATTTGAACCATCAAGACCAAATCGAAGACTTAGTATCGTTCGCTCTTTGGGGGTGAGATTTGATTTTTCCAATAAAGACCAAGCTGATGCACTCCTTTCGGCTAATTCAGCAAGTTCCATGGGAGGTGCTTCCTCACTTGGAAGAATATCCACAAGCTCAGAGGGCTCTGCTTTGGATTTGATTGCACCTTGCAAGCTAACTGTAATACTTCTCAATTCGCATGCAAGCAATTCTTCTACTTCTTCTAAAGGGATTTTCATCTGTGTGGCTATTTGGTTGGTTGAGGGATGAACTCCAAGTTCTTGCATTAGTCGAGACTTGGCAGCACGAAGCTTTGTTAGTTTTTCATTAATGTTTACAGGGATTCGTATGGTTCTACTTTGCGTTGACAGCGCTCTATTTAGTCCTTGTCTAATCCACCAGTAAGCATAAGTTGAAAATCGATGCCCCCTTTTTGGATCGTATTTTTCAACAGCTCTCGTTAACCCTAAGGTGCCTTCTTGAATTAAATCAAGAAGGTCAAGCCCTTTTCCTTGATAGCGCTTGGCTAAATTCACAACAAGCCTCAAATTTGCTGTGATCATTTGATTCTTGGCCCGCTCACCTGCTTTAAGCCTTTTTTTCTCTGCGCTTGAATATTCGCACTCTGGCCCATTTCCTCCAGCTTGTTGGCAGCGTTCATTAAGTGCAACCATTGATTGCACTTCTCTACCCAATGTGAGTTCTTGCTCTGGTGTGAGCAATTCGTGTTTTCCTATTTCTCCAAGAAAGTCGCTTAAAGAACTCACGATTTATTCCTCCTTATATTTATAACCTAGAGAGAAATTGTTTACTTTCAATAGGCGTAATAAAGTGTTCGGAATTTATTAGTTATCCTTTTTTTATTCTTAATGCCTTCACAAGTTCAATTAATCCCAAAAAGTTTCCTCTGTTCTTTAATTGGGCTCTTTGAAATGAAATTAGAAGAAAAGAAATCTTAGTTGAAATATCTTAAAACAATTGATATAAAAGACATTCTTTAAAGTAATTTTATGATCTATGAAACTAGTTAAAGTCTTTTTAATCTCTAAAAATTTTGGTCAAGCGTTATACCTAATTTTTGAGAAGCGATAAATTTCCAATGATTTAAGAAAATTGGTTTGATCTGTTTTTTTCTCTTTCAAGATGTTTTTATGAATTTAATCCTTTGCCTTTGTACTAAAGAAACTTATTTATAAGTAAAAAAATAATAGATGAGTTGGTTCTTTCCCTACAGATTTCTTCTGGGAGCGCCTTTTCTATTGACTAAAACTTTTAGAACTTCTGTCCATGAAACGTTTTGGTGAGCTAAGGCTACTTGGAGATGGAAAAGTATATCTGCAGCCTCATTAGCTACTGAAATTGGACTTTTATCTTTACAAGCCATTATAAATTCTGCTGTCTCTTCGCCTATCTTTTTTAGGATTTTATTATCGCCTTCCTTCAGAAGAGTATTTGTATAGCTTCCCTCCTCAGGATTATTCTTACGACTCTCTATTACTTTGAATAATTCACTACAAGCATCAGATGGAGGGTAAAGAACGTCTTCATTTGTTTCTAAATCTTTAAAAAAACAACTTCTTTTTCCTGTATGGCATGCAATTGAACCTACTTGCTCAATTGACAAAAGTATTGTATCTGTATCGCAATCAGTCCTAATTCCTTTCAATTTTTGAAAATGTCCGCTTGTTTTTCCTTTGTGCCAAAGTTCTTTTCTTGAACGACTCCAATAGTGAACTTCACCAGATTCTAATGTTTTTGTAATGGATTCTTTGTTCATCCATGCCATCATTAAAATTGAGCCATCGAGCCAATCTTGTGCTATGGCTGGGATCAAGCCGTTTTGATCAAAATGAAGATTATCTATAAAAAGCATTTTTAATTAAGCCAATTAGGCTTTTTAACTCTAACTATTTAAATTTAATCCTCTATTGGTTTTTTATTTATCTTTTTATGACGATTAAAGATATTCCATTTAATTGCTCAAAGCATTTTAAAGACTATCCATGTTCTCACCGTCAATGGAAACATAAAGGTCACTGTCGTTATGTTCATGGATATAGTCGAAGCTTTACTTTTTGCTTTGCTTCAAAAAAACTTGATGAAAATGGCTTCGTTGTCGATTTCTCAAGTCTGAGACCTTTGGAAGAGCAATTAAAAGATCATTTTGATCATACTTTTCTAGTCAATTTTGATGATCCTCTTCTTGAAACTTGGAAAGACCTTCACTCTAAAGAAGTCCTAGATCTTAGAGTTATGAACAATGTGGGTATGGAATCGACTGCTGAATTAGTGTGGGGATGGGCTAATGATTTATTATTTTCAAGAGAGAAAGGTAGATCTTGTTGTTGGAAAGCAATAGCACATGAAAATGATGTTAATTCCGCTAGTTATAGCTTCATCCCAGAGTGGTTCAATACTAAATATAGTAAGACTTCTTGATGAAATACGATTAAAGTTTTATTTTTTAGTTGAAAATTAATTTTGATTCTTTATTCTCTATTTTTATGGTGCTTCCATTTTTATATTTGCCTTTAAGAATATATTTTGCTATTTCACTTTCTATTTCTTTTTGAATAACTCTTTTTAAGGGCCTAGCACCATAGCTTGGATTGTATCCAATTTCAGTAATCAAAGATAGGACATTATCATCAATTTCAAGCTCGATTCCTTTCGCTTCTAATCTTTCTCTTAAACGGTTTAATTGTAAATTGACTACTTTAAGAAGAGTTTCTTTTTTAAGTGGTTCGAAATTAATTATTTCATCAAGTCTGTTTAGGAACTCAGGTCTGAAATTTGATTTTAGCTCTTGATTAATAAGTTCATCTATATTTGTAGATAGATTATTCGTCATATCCTTATCAGCGATTAATTCGCTTCCTAAATTACTGGTGAGAATGATAATAGTGTTTTTGAAGTTTGTTGTTCTTCCTTGACCATCAGTTACTCGGCCCTCGTCAAGTATTTGTAGCAATATATTGAAAACATCTTTATGTGCTTTTTCAATTTCATCGAATAGCAAAACGCAGTAAGGTTTTCTTCTGATTGCTTCTGTTAATTGTCCACCTGCTTCGTAGCCGACGTAACCAGGAGGCGCGCCAATTAGGCGACTTATAGAGTGCTTTTCCATATATTCAGACATGTCAATTCTAATGAGGGCATTATCACTATCAAAAAGTTGAGAAGCTAAAGACTTAGACAATTCTGTTTTCCCAACGCCTGTTGGTCCTAAAAATAAAAAACTTGCGATTGGTCTGTTTGGATCACTAAGTCCTGTCCTAGATCTTTGTATAGCGGAAGATATTGATTGGACGGCTTTATTTTGACCAATAACTTTTTTTTGCAGCTCAGATTCAAGATTGAGTAATTTTTCAATTTCAGTTTGAGCAAGCCTTTTAACTGGGATAGATGTCCACTTCGCAATTATTTCAGCTACATCATCAGCTACAACCTCTTCTCTCAAAAGTGATTTTTCTGCATTTTGAGAAGAATTTTTTAAATTCAGTTCTTTAGATTTTAAATTTTGTTGATAATTCACAAGGGTGCCGTATTCAAGTTCAGCAGCCCTGTTGAGGTCATAATTCCTTTTTGCTTTTTCTATTTCAAGTTGTACTTTCTCAATTTCTTCTTTAAGTGTTGAAATTTCTTCGATTGATTCTTTTTCTTGTTTCCATTTCTTATTTACTTCTATTTGATTTTTTGTTAATAAAGCTAGTTCTGCAGAAATTAATTCGAGTCTCTCTTTACTTGAAATATCTGATTCACCTTCCAAAGATAATTTCTCCATCTCAAGTTGGATGATTTTTCTATCAATCTCATCAATTTCTTCTGGTTTTGATGTTATTTCCATCTTTAAACGTGAGGCTGATTCATCTATTAGATCAATAGCTTTATCAGGTAAAAACCTCTCGGGTATATACCTATCACTCAATATCGCCGCAGCTATTAGGGCGTTATCAGAGATACGAACACCATGATGAACTTCATATCTTTCTTTTAGTCCACGTAATATCGAAATCGTATCTTGAACTGAGGGTTCTTTTACAAGTATTTGCTGAAATCTTCTTTCCAGAGCAGGGTCTTTCTCAAAATTTTCTCTATGTTCATTGATGGTTGTTGCTCCAATACATCTCAGTTCACCTCTAGCAAGCATTGGTTTAAGTAGGTTACTAGCGTCCATTGCACCACCACTTGCCCCTGCTCCGACGACAGTATGTATTTCATCTATGAATAAAATTATTTTTCCTTCTGAATCTGTGACATTTTTGAGAACTGACTTAAGTCTCTCTTCAAATTCACCCCGGAATTTTGCACCTGCGATTAGTGCCCCCATGTCTAAGGAAATTAGTTGACGCTCTTCAAGGGCTGTAGGAACATCTCCGTTGATAATTCTTTGTGCTAACCCCTCAATAATTGCTGTTTTACCCACGCCAGCTTCCCCAATCAATACGGGATTATTTTTAGTCCTGCGGCTCAGTATTTGAATCGTTCTTCGGATTTCCTCATCTCTTCCAATTACAGGATCTAATTTTCCATCTCTTGCGGCAAAAGTAAGGTCTGTGCCGTACTTTTGCAGAGCTTCGTAGCTATTTTCAGCATTTTTCTGGGTCACTTTTTTGTCACCTCTAATAGCATTTACAGCCTCAAGAAGACTGTTTTTGTGGACTTCGTTTTGTTCAAATAACCTATGACAAATTCTCTTGTCATCAAATAGGGAAATCACTAAATGTTCGCTTGAAATAAATGCATCTTTGAAAGATTGTTGAATATTTTTTGCTCTTGAAATTGAAAACGATATGTTTTTGCCAAAGAAAATGGATTCTTGGGTCTTCAGCATTTTTGGTTGGTTTGTTATAAATTCTTCTATTTCTGTGAGTAGATTTTTTATTACCCCGCCAGATCTTTCTATTACTTTTATCGCTATTTCATTTTTCTTTAGGAGAGACCACAAAAGATGCTCTGTTTCTAAAGTCTGATGCTTTTCAGTTAATGCTAAATCTTTTGCATCAATAATCGCTTTCCAAGCATTGTTAGTAAAATCATCAGGATCTACCTTCATCCTTAAAATTTATTGCCAAACTTATAATATTCATGTCTGTTAATTGTATAAATATAAGAAAACCGACCTTTCTTCACTTGATAATATAAATTTGTGAGATCAGTTTAAGTTTTTGGAACTAATTAATTGAATTTTAATATCTTAATTTTATTTACTTCAGATCTGTTATTGATATTTATAAGCAGTTTATCCTAATTAAAATTCTCCCAAATAAAGGCGAATAAAAACTTTTTCGTAACTAAAAAAAATTCCTTTAATGTTTTTAATTGAAAAAGTTTCTCGTTTAAAAAAAATATACTCAGTGAGTTTGATTGAATTTCTAAATATCTTTTTCACAAAAAAAAGATGGGGTCTCCCCCATCTTTAATAGATTTTTCTGGAGATTTAGTTCACTACGATTTTACCAACCATTCCTGCACCTCTATGAGGCTCGCAGTAAAAGTCGTATGTTCCAGCTGTGCTAAAAGTCCTCTCCCAAGACTCTCCTGGGGCAAAAGCTAAATCTGGATGACTTAGGTCATCATTCCCGTCAAAAACAGCATTATGAGGGGCTAGTTTGTTATTTACAAACTTTACGGTGTCACCAGCGCTTATGTTTAGGGTGCTTGGTTCGAAAGCAAGCATTCCTGCATCTGTACCAAGCTTAACTTCAACAGTTGAAGCATTCACATTGGTTACACCAATTACTAGGAATGCAAAGAAAGCAAATAACGCTGTTGAAATCGAACGAATCATGAAATTAATTCTCTTCTTTTTTAATTTTACTACTTTAGCTTCTGTTTGGCATTTTATTGTTTAGTTAAACCAGAATTATGTAAAACTTGACTTAACGTTTTGGCATGACTTATACCTCCAAAGGTTTCAGGAGAGGTTACGGGCTCATGTATAAAGTGTTTTTGTCTAAGACTAAATCTATCCCAATTTGTCATTTGAATTGGTAGTAATATAGTTAAAAGTTCAATAAGCCAAGGCACAATAGGGATTTGAGGGACTTTTCTCATTCCTTTCCATATTAGAAGCGTCTGAATGACTACATCAATACTTGTATAGGGTTGCCCTAAAACTAATTTTTTTATTTTAGTGGCAGAAAAAGGTTGTACAGGCTCGAAATCAGAGGTAGCTAGATGCCCGCAAATGAAAGCGATATCTGCTGCGTGAATAAAATGAAACCTTGAGGATAATTTTATCCATCTAGCCAGCCAGATCCATTTCAATGCATCTCTAAGTCCTTCGGTAAGATAACTAGTTGGAAATTTACTTTTACCGTCTAAACGTCCGCCAAAAACTAGTGTTGGGAAAACAGCTATGATCTTCGTTGCAAGCTGATGAGATTCAAGCTCTCTGAGGCATTGTGCTTTTGTTTGTATGTACTCTGTTCCATAGGTAAAAGCTTCCGGTAACAAATTTAAGTTTCTATCAAGAACACTTGCAGTTGAGAAATAAATAATTTGTTTGATATTGGAAGGATTTAGTAAATTGAGCAAATTTTTTACTGCATCAATATTGACTTCTTTCGCCCTTTTAGGATCACCCCAAGCAGTCGCAGTATGAATAACTCTGTTCACTTCTGAAATTTCTTTCTTGAACTTATTTGCTTCTCTCAAATCTCCGACTAAAAATTTAATCCTTGGGTTTTCTAAATTTATTGAAGTTATTTTTTTAGGATCTCTAACCCATAAAAATAATTCTGAAGTTGAGTTTTCGATTAGCCAATTTGCTATGTATTGCCCAACACATCCACTTGCTCCAGTAATCAGAATTATTTCGTTTTTCAAGATGAAACTTTTATAAGTTCATTCACATTTTTACCAGCCTCGAAAAATACTCTTGCATTTTCTTCTGGCGTCCCTGGAAGTATTCCATGACCAAGGTTAAGAATATGTTTTCTTCCTTTCGCTTTTCTGACGACATCAACAATTCTTGATCTGATCGCATCAGGAGTACCAAACAAAAGTCCTGGATCAACATTTCCTTGGACTCCAACTGCTTGAGGCAGCCTTTTTAGTCCATCTGCCATATCAACAGTCCAATCTAGAGAGACTATATCTACTCCGGTTTGTCCCATTCTTTCAAGAACTCCCGCACTACCTGAGATATATAAAATCATAGGTGTATCTGGATGTTTTTCTTTTACTAAATTGACTACTTTTTGTTGATAAGGGGCAGCAAACTCGTCATAATCTTGTGGACTTAATTGTCCTGCCCATGAATCAAACATTTGAACTACTTGGGCCCCAGATTGAATTTGATAGGACAAGTAGTTTGCAATTGATTCTGCAAAGTGATTTAAAAGTTGATGCAGTAGTTCTGGCTCTTGGAATGCCATCGCCTTTATAACTGCATAATTTTTGCTGCTTTTTCCCTCTACAACATATGCAGCAAGAGTCCAAGGAGCACCTACAAAACCAAGAACTGCAGCTTTGTTCCCAACGCTTTCCCTTAGCCTTCCAAGGACTTCCCCAACAAAAGACATGCTTTCTTCTGGTTGAAGGGGTTTAAGGTCTTTAACCTGTTTGAGGCTTCTTATTGGGTCATTTATTAAGGGTCCTTTACTTTCAACGATGTCAAAGTTAATTCCCATCCCAGGTAGAGGAGTCAAGATGTCTGAAAAAAGTATCACTCCATCTGGTTGAAAAGCTTTAAAAGGTTGCATTGAAATTTCATAAGAAAGATCGGGGTTTTCGGATCTTTCCCTGAAGCTTGGATGATTATCACGAAGGTCGCGATATACCTTCATGTATCTACCCGCTTGTCTCATCATCCAAACTGGGGGCCTTTCAACATTTTCTCCGCGAGCTGCACGGAGTAGTAAAGGAGTAGTTTCGTTCATTATTTTGTCCTTTTATTCGAAAAACTTACATGAAGCAGTAACTTGAAAATCATGAAATACGTTCTCTGCAAAAGTTCGACATACCTTTTGAATTTTTACATCCAGACGACAGTTGAAATTAGGTTTTAAGTCAAGGTTGAAACATTTCTATTCGAGGAAGCTTAATTCTTCTTGGATTTATGCTTTAGAACAAGAACGCTAAGAGGAGGAAGGCAAAGATCTATAGAATTTTCATAGCCATGTATGTTGTATAGATCTGTTGATTTCCCTCCCATATTACCTAGGTTTGAACCTCCATATTGACTCGCATCTGTATTGAAAATTTCTTCATAGAATCCGTCAACAGGCACACCTATTCTGTAATTGGAGTGGTTTTGAGGTGTGAAGTTTGCCACTATTACTAGCCATTCTCCATCAGTTTTTTCTCTTCTCATAAAACTGATTACTGAATTTTTATTATCATCGCAATCAATCCACTGGAATCCGTATTCGTCAAAATCATTTCTCCATAAAGCAGGTTCTCTTTTATATAAATTATTCAAATCATCTACTAATTTCTGTATTCCTTTGTGAGGTTCATAATTTAGAAGATCCCATTGCAAATCATCCCAAACATTCCATTCTTGGCGCTGCCCAAATTCCATTCCCATAAATATTGTTTTTTTACCTGGATGTGTCCACATATATGCAAGTAAGGCTCGTGTATTAGCGTACTTCTGCCAGTCATCGCCAGGCATTTTGTGTAAGAGATGACTTTTTCCGTGAACAACTTCATCGTGGCTTAAAGCAAGCATAAAGTTTTCTGTAAAGTTATAACAAATGGAGAAAGTAATGTTGTTTTGATTGAATTGTCTAAACCATGGGTCAATTTCAAAATAATCGAGCATATCGTGCATCCAACCCATGTTCCATTTTAGATTGAAACCGAGTCCATCCATGTCAGTTGGTTTGGTTACACCAGTCCATGTCGTTGATTCTTCTGCAATAGAAAGTGCACCTGGAAAATGTTGAAAAAGAACGTGATTAGCCTGTTGTAGAAATCTGACTGCTTCAAAATTTTCATTCCCTCCATCTTCATTAGGAATCCATTCACCCTCTGGACGAAGATAGTCTTTGTAAAGCATTGAGGCAACTGCATCAACACGTATGCCATCTATATGAAATTGATCAAACCAGAAAATTAGATTTGCAACTAGAAAATTACGAACTTCATTTCGACTGTAATTGAAAATTAATGTTCCCCATTCTTTATGCTCTCCAACTCTGGGATCTGAATGCTCGTATAAATGGCTGCCATCAAAATAAGCTAGTCCATGCTGATCTTTAGGGAAGTGGCCCGGGACCCAATCGAGAATGATTCCTATTCCTTCTTTATGACATGAATCAACGAAGGCACGAAACTCATCTGGTGATCCAAATCTACTTGTAGGCGCATACCAACCTGTAACTTGATACCCCCATGACCCATCAAAAGGGTGCTCTGAAATTGGCATAAGCTCGATATGAGTGAAGCCTCTTTCTTTGACATAGGGAATGACCTTATTTGCCAGTTCTTTATATGTAAGCAATCTTGAGCCAGGCTTCATATCTGCAGCTGGAACTGGAGCTCTATGCTCTCCGTTTGAGTTGATAAATGGATCGTCCGAGGAAGCATGCATCCAGCTTCCTAAATGCATTTCATAAACCGAAATTGGTTGCTCTAAAGGATTTCTATTGTCACGATTGGATATCCAAGACTGATCACT encodes the following:
- the hisIE gene encoding bifunctional phosphoribosyl-AMP cyclohydrolase/phosphoribosyl-ATP diphosphatase HisIE, which produces MLFIDNLHFDQNGLIPAIAQDWLDGSILMMAWMNKESITKTLESGEVHYWSRSRKELWHKGKTSGHFQKLKGIRTDCDTDTILLSIEQVGSIACHTGKRSCFFKDLETNEDVLYPPSDACSELFKVIESRKNNPEEGSYTNTLLKEGDNKILKKIGEETAEFIMACKDKSPISVANEAADILFHLQVALAHQNVSWTEVLKVLVNRKGAPRRNL
- a CDS encoding 6-carboxytetrahydropterin synthase, with translation MTIKDIPFNCSKHFKDYPCSHRQWKHKGHCRYVHGYSRSFTFCFASKKLDENGFVVDFSSLRPLEEQLKDHFDHTFLVNFDDPLLETWKDLHSKEVLDLRVMNNVGMESTAELVWGWANDLLFSREKGRSCCWKAIAHENDVNSASYSFIPEWFNTKYSKTS
- a CDS encoding NAD(P)-dependent oxidoreductase, which translates into the protein MKNEIILITGASGCVGQYIANWLIENSTSELFLWVRDPKKITSINLENPRIKFLVGDLREANKFKKEISEVNRVIHTATAWGDPKRAKEVNIDAVKNLLNLLNPSNIKQIIYFSTASVLDRNLNLLPEAFTYGTEYIQTKAQCLRELESHQLATKIIAVFPTLVFGGRLDGKSKFPTSYLTEGLRDALKWIWLARWIKLSSRFHFIHAADIAFICGHLATSDFEPVQPFSATKIKKLVLGQPYTSIDVVIQTLLIWKGMRKVPQIPIVPWLIELLTILLPIQMTNWDRFSLRQKHFIHEPVTSPETFGGISHAKTLSQVLHNSGLTKQ
- a CDS encoding YkvA family protein, producing MVSSRDSNKEVFEAEVLESSVIDEGVLKKILLRAGRVIAQPALEGFELIMDNSTPPQVRLSIMGALTYLIVPFDLIPDFIPASGFSDDLVALTAVISLWQHHITPEIKFKAKSKLDKWFPL
- a CDS encoding c-type cytochrome, with amino-acid sequence MKKYLRGFFLIIFCFTFFYLSLPKELNAIEADLGESIFKHNCAGCHINGGNILRRSKNLKISSLKRNGIDNPEAIAKIARQGLGIMSGYEDKLGDNGDQIVANWVWEQAQKAWVQE
- the hemE gene encoding uroporphyrinogen decarboxylase, producing the protein MNETTPLLLRAARGENVERPPVWMMRQAGRYMKVYRDLRDNHPSFRERSENPDLSYEISMQPFKAFQPDGVILFSDILTPLPGMGINFDIVESKGPLINDPIRSLKQVKDLKPLQPEESMSFVGEVLGRLRESVGNKAAVLGFVGAPWTLAAYVVEGKSSKNYAVIKAMAFQEPELLHQLLNHFAESIANYLSYQIQSGAQVVQMFDSWAGQLSPQDYDEFAAPYQQKVVNLVKEKHPDTPMILYISGSAGVLERMGQTGVDIVSLDWTVDMADGLKRLPQAVGVQGNVDPGLLFGTPDAIRSRIVDVVRKAKGRKHILNLGHGILPGTPEENARVFFEAGKNVNELIKVSS
- the petE gene encoding plastocyanin, whose product is MIRSISTALFAFFAFLVIGVTNVNASTVEVKLGTDAGMLAFEPSTLNISAGDTVKFVNNKLAPHNAVFDGNDDLSHPDLAFAPGESWERTFSTAGTYDFYCEPHRGAGMVGKIVVN
- the glgB gene encoding 1,4-alpha-glucan branching protein GlgB; this translates as MTVSILLDSLKDDGQRLSECRHESPFSILGPQPFKDKWIIRIWMPEASQVELITQQTKIKLQNPNHEWIFEGVLEKDPGTDYQIKVNRGGIEHVQHDPWSFRKEWMGEIDRHLFAEGNHHHIWRKMGAHLTEIDKKKGVMFCLWAPHAKSVSVIGDLNSWDGRHHPMQKRLGGIWELFIPGLSEGDLYKYEIRTEKGHCYEKADPYGFQHEVRPAKSSVISKIDSFQWSDQSWISNRDNRNPLEQPISVYEMHLGSWMHASSDDPFINSNGEHRAPVPAADMKPGSRLLTYKELANKVIPYVKERGFTHIELMPISEHPFDGSWGYQVTGWYAPTSRFGSPDEFRAFVDSCHKEGIGIILDWVPGHFPKDQHGLAYFDGSHLYEHSDPRVGEHKEWGTLIFNYSRNEVRNFLVANLIFWFDQFHIDGIRVDAVASMLYKDYLRPEGEWIPNEDGGNENFEAVRFLQQANHVLFQHFPGALSIAEESTTWTGVTKPTDMDGLGFNLKWNMGWMHDMLDYFEIDPWFRQFNQNNITFSICYNFTENFMLALSHDEVVHGKSHLLHKMPGDDWQKYANTRALLAYMWTHPGKKTIFMGMEFGQRQEWNVWDDLQWDLLNYEPHKGIQKLVDDLNNLYKREPALWRNDFDEYGFQWIDCDDNKNSVISFMRREKTDGEWLVIVANFTPQNHSNYRIGVPVDGFYEEIFNTDASQYGGSNLGNMGGKSTDLYNIHGYENSIDLCLPPLSVLVLKHKSKKN
- the clpB gene encoding ATP-dependent chaperone ClpB; protein product: MKVDPDDFTNNAWKAIIDAKDLALTEKHQTLETEHLLWSLLKKNEIAIKVIERSGGVIKNLLTEIEEFITNQPKMLKTQESIFFGKNISFSISRAKNIQQSFKDAFISSEHLVISLFDDKRICHRLFEQNEVHKNSLLEAVNAIRGDKKVTQKNAENSYEALQKYGTDLTFAARDGKLDPVIGRDEEIRRTIQILSRRTKNNPVLIGEAGVGKTAIIEGLAQRIINGDVPTALEERQLISLDMGALIAGAKFRGEFEERLKSVLKNVTDSEGKIILFIDEIHTVVGAGASGGAMDASNLLKPMLARGELRCIGATTINEHRENFEKDPALERRFQQILVKEPSVQDTISILRGLKERYEVHHGVRISDNALIAAAILSDRYIPERFLPDKAIDLIDESASRLKMEITSKPEEIDEIDRKIIQLEMEKLSLEGESDISSKERLELISAELALLTKNQIEVNKKWKQEKESIEEISTLKEEIEKVQLEIEKAKRNYDLNRAAELEYGTLVNYQQNLKSKELNLKNSSQNAEKSLLREEVVADDVAEIIAKWTSIPVKRLAQTEIEKLLNLESELQKKVIGQNKAVQSISSAIQRSRTGLSDPNRPIASFLFLGPTGVGKTELSKSLASQLFDSDNALIRIDMSEYMEKHSISRLIGAPPGYVGYEAGGQLTEAIRRKPYCVLLFDEIEKAHKDVFNILLQILDEGRVTDGQGRTTNFKNTIIILTSNLGSELIADKDMTNNLSTNIDELINQELKSNFRPEFLNRLDEIINFEPLKKETLLKVVNLQLNRLRERLEAKGIELEIDDNVLSLITEIGYNPSYGARPLKRVIQKEIESEIAKYILKGKYKNGSTIKIENKESKLIFN
- a CDS encoding RNA polymerase sigma factor RpoD/SigA → MSSLSDFLGEIGKHELLTPEQELTLGREVQSMVALNERCQQAGGNGPECEYSSAEKKRLKAGERAKNQMITANLRLVVNLAKRYQGKGLDLLDLIQEGTLGLTRAVEKYDPKRGHRFSTYAYWWIRQGLNRALSTQSRTIRIPVNINEKLTKLRAAKSRLMQELGVHPSTNQIATQMKIPLEEVEELLACELRSITVSLQGAIKSKAEPSELVDILPSEEAPPMELAELAERSASAWSLLEKSNLTPKERTILSLRFGLDGSNEWRTLAEVARQMNCSREYCRQVVQRALRKLRKTGVQSGLLESSI